The Alnus glutinosa chromosome 7, dhAlnGlut1.1, whole genome shotgun sequence genome includes a region encoding these proteins:
- the LOC133872591 gene encoding putative disease resistance protein RGA4, whose translation MSLIKQNKRFLLVLDDVWNENRLSHDDSLSLFVKWAFKDREDKEYPNLLEIGKEIVKKCKGIPLAIRTLGSLLFSKVDELQYWKFVRDSEIWRLEQKEGDILPALKLIMIKCHLTCFALCSLFPKDHEFYSDELILFWMANGIMPNSQNLELEDVGYMYFKELLSKSFFQDVKCTWFYRFQMHDLVHDLALKVAEEEYSVVYFHAKNIAGTVHHLSFSHDDCGQDVPKYFDTLNSGVRTTLFPVEQQVPTLVEACISRFKYLRMLN comes from the exons ATGAGCCTAATCAAGCAGAATAAGAGGTTTCTACTTGTTTTAGATGATGTTTGGAACGAGAATC GTTTATCCCACGATGATAGTTTGTCTTTATTTGTGAAATGGGCATTTAAGGACAGGGAAGACAAAGAATATCCAAACCTCTTAGAAATTGGAAAAGAGATTGTGAAAAAATGTAAAGGAATTCCATTGGCTATAAGGACTTTAGGCAGCCTACTTTTCTCAAAGGTTGATGAACTTCAGTACTGGAAATTTGTGAGAGATAGTGAGATATGGAGATTAGAACAAAAGGAGGGTGATATTTTACCTGCATTAAAACTAATTATGATCAAATGTCATCTCACTTGCTTTGCATTATGTTCTCTTTTCCCAAAAGATCATGAATTCTATAGTGATGAGTTGATCTTATTTTGGATGGCGAATGGTATAATGCCAAATAGTCAAAATCTAGAGTTGGAAGATGTTGGCTACATGTATTTCAAGGAGTTGTTGTCCAAATCTTTCTTCCAAGATGTTAAGTGCACTTGGTTCTATAGGTTTCAAATGCATGATCTTGTCCATGATCTTGCACTCAAGGTTGCAGAAGAAGAGTATTCAGTAGTCTACTTTCATGCCAAAAACATTGCTGGAACAGTTCATCATTTGTCATTTTCACACGATGATTGTGGTCAAGATGTTCCAAAATACTTTGACACCTTAAATAGTGGTGTGCGGACCACTTTGTTCCCAGTCGAGCAACAAGTGCCGACCTTAGTTGAAGCTTGCATCTCGAGATTCAAGTACTTGCGGATGCTTAATTAA